TGAATCCACCATGAGTGACCAGGGCTGGAACACGCCGCAGGACCCCAACGCCGACCAAGGCTGGAACACACCGCCACCGGGCGGTCAGGCGCCGCCTCCGGCGAACCCGGCGCCGCCCAACCCAGCCGGCGACTGGGGCCAGGCACCGGGCGGCAACCAACCGCAGTGGGGCCAGCAGCCACCTCCCTCTGCGCGACCGCAGCAGGGCACCCCTCAACAGGGCGGCCAGCCGCAGCAGTGGGGCCAGCAGCCACCACCTCCGCAGCAGGGTGGCGGGCAGTGGGGCCAGCAGCCCCCCGGACAGCAGAACTGGGGGCAGCAGGGCGGCGCGCCACAGCAATCTGGAGGCATCGACCCACCAATCGCCGGGATCCTGGCCTACCTGTTCGGCTGGATCGGCGGCCTCGTCGTCTACCTCGTGAACAAGGACAACCTGTCCCGCTTCCACGGGGCTCAGTCGATCCTGCTGAACATCGCGTTCGTCGCCTTCTACATCGCGATCTTCATCCTCGTGTTCGTCCTCAGCTTCATCTCGGACTTCTTCGGGTTCCTCTTCATCTTCGTCCCGTTCATCGGACTGGGAATCCTGGGGCTTGCGATCTACCTGATGGTCAAGGCCTACCAGGGCGAGAAGGTCGTCCTGCCGGTCATCGGCCCGATCGCGGAGAGCTGGGCCGCCAAGTAGGGCGCCTCCAGAGCAGTCAGTCGAAGTGGACCGGGTGCGCGCGCACCCGGTCCAACTCGTCCAGGAAGGTGCTGCGCGGAAGGATCTCCGCACCCATGGTGAGCAGATGCTCGGTGGGGAGTTGAGCATCGATCAGGGTGAAGCCGCGTGTGACCAGGTGGTCGTCCAGGGCCACCAGCGCGACCTTGGAGGCGTCGGAGACCCGGTGGAACATCGACTCCCCGGTGAACACCCCGCCGATCACGATGCCGTAGAGCCCACCGACCAGGTCGGCGTCCTGCCACACCTCGACCGAGTGGGCGTGGCCTGCCTCGTGCAGCACGGCGTACGCGGTCTGCATCGAGGGCGTGATCCAGGTCCCCTCGCCCGGCCGGTCCGCGCAGGCGCCCATGACCGCCTCGAAGGCCTCGTCCCGGGTCACCGTGAATCCGCCATGGCGGATTCGCTGCCGCAGGCTGCGTGAACGCCTGACCGACCCGACGCGGAAGGCGGCGCGGGGGTCCGGGGACCACCAGTAGACCTCTCCCCTGCCGTCGGGCCAGGGAAAGATGCCGTGGGCGTACGCCTCCAGCAGCACCTCGGGGGTGAAGTCCTCTCCGACGGCCAGCGGCGCGTCAGCCGGTGCCGTTCGCGGATCGGGGAAGATCCCGACGGCTACACACCCATGGCGTGGACACCGCCGTCGCAGTGGATGATCTCCCCGGTCACGCCGGGCATCCAGTCGCTCAGCAGTGCGCACACCGCTCGGCCGACCGGCTCGGTGTCGGTGATGTCCCAGCCCAAGGGCGCCCGGTCGTCCCAGGTGTCCTCGAACTGCGAGAAGCCCTCGATCTGTCGGGCTGCCATGGTCTTGAGCGGTCCGGCCGCGATCAGGTTGACCCTCGTGCCCTGCGCGCCGAGCTCGCGGGCGGTGTACCGACAGGCGGCCTCCAAGCCGGCCTTGGCGACGCCCATCCAGTCGTAGGACGGCCAGGCGACGGTGGCATCGAAGTCAAGCCCGACGTAGGAGCCACCACCGCTTGCCTTCAGCAGCGGCGCGAAGGCAGCGCCCAGTGCGGGGAAGGAGTAGGTGCTGATCTGCATCGCCGTGGCGACGTCCTCCCACGGCGTCTCCATGAACGTTCCGCCGATCGCACTGTTCGGCGCGAAGCCGATTGCGTGGACCAGGCCATCCAGCTTCCCCCAGCGGTCGTCCAGGTCCGCGACGACGGCGGCGACCATGTCCGGATCGCTGACGTCCATCTCCAGGACGTCGGGCTCGGTGGGCAGCCGTGTCGCCACCCGTCTGGTCAGGCGAATGCCCTTCCCGAACCCGGTCAGCACGATCTCGGCACCAGCCTCCTGCGCCAGTCGCGCGGTCGCGAACGCGATCGAGGCTTCGGTCAAGACCCCCGTGACGAGGATCTTCTTGCCGGCCAACATGCCGGACGTGTCACTGCTCACGGCGCTCTCCGTCTCAGCGTGGGCTGGTCAGGGCCAGCACGGCATTCTGCCCACCGAAGCCGAACGAGTCGCTGATGACGACATCGACGTCGGTCTCGCGGGGTGCTCCGCCGACGACGTCGATCTCGATCTCAGGGTCTTGGTTCTCGAGGTTCGCCGTCGGCGGCACGGTGTTGTGGTGGATCGTCAGGCCGCTGAAGATGGCCTCGATGGCGCCGGCGCCCCCGAGCGCATGCCCGGTGACCCCCTTGGTGGATGTCACCGATGGGCCGTGTGGCATGACACGGCTGATCATGCGCGACTCGCTGAGGTCGTTCAGCGGTGTCGAGGTGCCGTGTGCGTTGACGTGGTCGACGTCGGAGGCGGACAGGTCGGCGTCGGCCAGCGCCGCGCGGAGCGCACCTTCCCCACCAGCTCCCTCCGGATGTGGTGCGGTCACGTGGTGGCCGTCAGCGCTCGCGCC
The sequence above is a segment of the Euzebya tangerina genome. Coding sequences within it:
- a CDS encoding DUF4870 domain-containing protein gives rise to the protein MSDQGWNTPQDPNADQGWNTPPPGGQAPPPANPAPPNPAGDWGQAPGGNQPQWGQQPPPSARPQQGTPQQGGQPQQWGQQPPPPQQGGGQWGQQPPGQQNWGQQGGAPQQSGGIDPPIAGILAYLFGWIGGLVVYLVNKDNLSRFHGAQSILLNIAFVAFYIAIFILVFVLSFISDFFGFLFIFVPFIGLGILGLAIYLMVKAYQGEKVVLPVIGPIAESWAAK
- the fabI gene encoding enoyl-ACP reductase FabI, which gives rise to MLAGKKILVTGVLTEASIAFATARLAQEAGAEIVLTGFGKGIRLTRRVATRLPTEPDVLEMDVSDPDMVAAVVADLDDRWGKLDGLVHAIGFAPNSAIGGTFMETPWEDVATAMQISTYSFPALGAAFAPLLKASGGGSYVGLDFDATVAWPSYDWMGVAKAGLEAACRYTARELGAQGTRVNLIAAGPLKTMAARQIEGFSQFEDTWDDRAPLGWDITDTEPVGRAVCALLSDWMPGVTGEIIHCDGGVHAMGV
- the aat gene encoding leucyl/phenylalanyl-tRNA--protein transferase translates to MRTAERLDARRDRGDHPLRRRCPRHGCVAVGIFPDPRTAPADAPLAVGEDFTPEVLLEAYAHGIFPWPDGRGEVYWWSPDPRAAFRVGSVRRSRSLRQRIRHGGFTVTRDEAFEAVMGACADRPGEGTWITPSMQTAYAVLHEAGHAHSVEVWQDADLVGGLYGIVIGGVFTGESMFHRVSDASKVALVALDDHLVTRGFTLIDAQLPTEHLLTMGAEILPRSTFLDELDRVRAHPVHFD